In Tachysurus fulvidraco isolate hzauxx_2018 chromosome 9, HZAU_PFXX_2.0, whole genome shotgun sequence, the sequence CTAATTGTGCACATGAAATTTCGAATAAAAGAATATCtgttgtgttacacacacagcactgcacacacacacacgcgcgcgcgcacacacacatacatacatacatacacacacatacactcagacacactcacagcgcgcgcacacacacccactcacacacacacagcgcgcacgcacacactcatacacacactcatatacacacagcgcgcgcgcgtgcatgtttgtttgcatgcaaaatattaaatatatatatatatataaatatgtattaaacAAGCtcgcgtttttttttttacctctttcTCTACGATCAAGATACTCAGCAGCTTCGATCAACATCTGCACCATCCCGATGGCCGCCATGTTCCACAATAACACTGCCGTTAGTTACggtgtaaataaagaaaaacaaaaatagaacaaaaataaacaggagGAAAAATGTTGTCCTCGCGCGCGTCCGTTAGAGAAAAAtcccaaacaaaaacaaagctagCTCAGTGACAGCATGGGGAAAAATATATTCTGTGAGGTAAATGTTTTATACAAAAACGTGTCGTTCAAGAAAaagtagttttatttttatattcaatcTTGTGTCGGTTCCCAAATGACGTGTCAGCAGCGAGCTAATGTGGCTAATCCGTGCTGTGATGCTAATGTACGGGCtgtggtgaaaaaaacaaacaaacacaagcagACAAAAATAAAGCTCTGAAAAATTATGGGTGCAAATTATATAAAGTGCgagtgaaaaaaattattaatagattttttttttaatttttcttcttccaaatgaaatgtcaaaaacaaaaacaaacctcgGACTGAATTTTCGCctaaaaatttatataataaattagcTTCAGATTAAAAGCCCGTTTTTTTTGCACTTCTGCTAAAATACTTCACTTGACGttttaatggaaataaaaaaatttagaaaaaaaatcagctgctggtttgtttaaaaaaagtgacaaaatgagcaagaaaataaaaaataaacaaagtgacAGACTTCCTGTCAAAAAACCCCTAAAGTTTTACTGAATCTGATCAGGCTACGTTTCATTATCTGCCGTCAGCTCTTTTAGCAACCGGTTGATTTTATTCTTAGGATTtaaatttgaacaaaaaaacaagcgaACAAAATGATAAACGTCGCTCTTTGCAGGCAGCTGAAACGCTTGTGAAGAGGCTGTCATATTATCCTGTTCTAGACTGACAACTCGGTCTCAATCGCACGCTCGCTCCCTAAACAAGCTCCCTACGTAGCGCACAAAACAGCCTCATCTCGAGCTCACTCTTTACGTGTAACGCGTTTATTGGAACGCGACCCTAAAACGCCAGAGGACCCGCTCTACCATTGGACGACGCGTTAAGGAAAACTCGTCTCCTATTGGTCATGAAAACAAGGGCCGCGCGTGACACGAAGCCGCTTTCCTATTGGTCAAATCGGTCGTGGTTTCGACAGCTGAAGAGAactgagggaaaaaataaaaagcaaaaaatacgCAACTAACAAAACGTGTATCTGTATGTTTTTAGTCAGAAATAACACAGAAATGGATTCGATGATGGTCATTCGAACGGTGTAACGTCTACTCGGTTTATTTAGTCAGAAATCGAAGCCATTCGTGTTTCGTTTGTTGTTCAATCGCTATTGGTCGCCTCTCGCCAGCAGTCTCTTCTGATTGGTCGACAAGCAACACCCCCGGAAGTGCAGCTTAGCCACGCCCACCCTCCTCTTGCACATGCTGCTTTGCAGAAACAGGACTTCCAGATGCTCACGACCAAAAACTATAACATTCTGTTGTACTTTCTCTATCTTTCCCAACACTAACACATGTAAACATCCCTGaattattctttaataaataattacattaataaaataaatgattactgTTATTATGACCAGTTAGTGCCATGTGACTCATTACAATCAGTGGACTGACCTGATGAAGGCCAAGTGTATGTACACAGTAACACCTGACACTGGGGCATTTATTCTAGATTATAACATCATAACAAAAgtataattaataacaataattattaagaAAAAGCCACAATGATGTCAAACTTTATTGAATGTtggtatatataatgtacattacACGTATATGAACAGATTTAGGCCTATAGTATtggacacaaacaaacaaaatgtaaaatatatgctCAACAATTAGGAAAGAAAACACACTATAAACATCAACGCGACACTCGTTAAAGTCGCAGAGGTCGTCTTCCATCAAGCGATGAAGTCCAGCGGTCTGTTGAAGCCACCTTTCCTGTTCATGTATTGCctgtaaaagaaaatatgatTACATCATTGATCTCCTCTCTGCAGCAACATATTACATCACCGTCAGCCAATGGGAGTCTTTGTTTCTGAGCTGGGAAGTGACTCTGGACGTGATTGGCCGACTGAGCCGAGGAGCAGCTGCTGCTGCTAACAGGGATGTAAACAACACGGCGTCTCCTCAGCATCATGCagacaggaggaaaaaaaaaaaaaaaaaaggatctccATCCTGAGACGGTTCGTGCAGAAGTCTCATATCGTAGAAACGCACGAACGGAGGACATTTAGAGACGAacagttctatttatttataaaccagCACATAAAACtctttaattaaagcaaaaatgaGAGATGAGGATCTTTTTCACCCTCgtacatgtacatttaaaaatctaatttcatttatatttcccCTCATACTTCCACGTTATTTTTAAATAGACCTCACTTTAGTTTATTTACACATCACTGCCATCTCCATCTAAATGTTTTTCTAATCAAATCTATCCACTGTTCTCTTATTCAGTATTTTTTAGAAAAATCCAAGAACCGGGGGGACGACCTGATTACAGAACGAACAGAACGTTCTGCACGTCACACGGAAAGACGTGGTCGTTTCCACGGAATTGAGAGACGACCGTTAACGTGCCGAGTGTCAGAGGAGTTTGGGTTTAACACCAGAGAACGTTTGTAAAAGAAATGGAGCttaatggtgtgtgtgaaatcagagagagcgagcgagagagagcgagagtttCACCTTTAGGATGCTGCATTTAATCCTACAGGTTTTCAGGAGATGCACAAACGAGTGCAAGAACGCTGACGTAATCGATCTGAGCTCAGAGGGGAAACGCAGCCTGTTCTAATGATTGCAAATGAAGGAAAACTGTGTGCGTGAGAGACAGAGAtcgaaataaatatataacacaaaCCTGTATTTCCTCTTCTGCGTGACGTTGATGGCGTGTGCGTTTACAGAACCGTCCACCTTCCGACCctgagagaaacaaagagcTTGGTTTTTATTCTAGACCATAAATAAGCAGAGGATTAAAGCAGGGGAAGATTAAACACTGGGATGTAAAATCAGacgtttattatttaattcaattaaaaaaaaaaattacaacaaaTATATCACCTTAATGATAACGTGAGACACGCAGTATGACgtaaaggttaaataaacaaCCGTCCAGATAAACAGCAGGGGTTCAAAATGAGAGACTATTCCATTAAATAAAGAGTTTGTTttagagaagaaaaacattttgtaaatttgACCAAACGATGAATCGTCTGTTCAGAAtgtaattgttatttatttaaagaaaacgtTCTGATGTTTATAGACTTGATAAATCGTCAGAAAATTAATCACACTGTTAACGAAATGGATGAAACTCAAAAACTGCAGGTTTTGGTCTCATGGCGCCACCGTGTGGACTTTATGGGAGACatcaaaaacacacagcagggctgaacagattcacacacacacacacacacacacacacacacacagagagagggtgagcgagtgtgtgagtgagacagagagagagagagtgagtgagtgagaatgagggtgtgtgtgcgtgagagagagtgtgatttagagagggagggagagggagagatttTTATAAAGAGGAGCTATACAAAGTGGTGTCACTCTCACCTTCGTGGTGTCAAAGGAACCGAAGCCCATCAGCTTCATCATCTCAATCTCCTCCTCCGTTTTCCCCTGCATGTCCTcggctgtgacacacacacacacacacacacacacacacacacacacacaccattaataTTATGTTTATCACTGCTGTCTGTTACATGTCTGTATGAACACAGTCTCACCTGATATCTGATGGACCTTCACAGGCTTATCCTTCACCTCCTTCCGCTCATCCTCtcgtctgtctttctgcctgagCGGTGACAGTGAGGACGAACGGTGTCGCCGTGGAGAcctgtgtttaaacacacacggACATGACACCGGTTTCTAATCACACCGTACGAGATACCGAACAATCAGATTCTCAACAACCAAAGGGTGTAACGCTCAACAACCAAAGGGTGTGACAACacgctcatttgcatattataCCAGATGTGGGCGTGGCCAAACACTGTTTATACGTATACACACAGTTTGGTCGTCCCtcacattttgtaaatattttatttaatatatatttatacattatatgatattgtataaatacatatgatgtaatatattttcatgtgacaacactgaagaaatgacactgttctccaatgtaaagtagtgtgtgtgtgtgcagcttgtctaacagtgtaaagtagtgtgtgtgtgtgcagcttgtctaacagtgtaaagtagtgtgtgtgtgtgtgcagcttgtctaacagtgtaaagtagtgtgtgtgtgtgtgcagcttgtctaacagtgtaaagtagtgtgtgtgtgtgcagcttgtctaacagtgtaaagtagtgtgtgtgtgtgtgcagcttgtctaacagtgtaaagtagtgtgtgtgtgtgtgcagcttgtctaacagtgtaaagtagtgtgtgtgtgtgcagcttgtctaacagtgtaaagtagtgtgtgtgtgtgtgcagcttgtctaacagtgtaaagtagtgtgtgtgtgtgcagcttgtctaacagtgtaaagtagtgtgtgtgtgtgcagcttgtctaacagtgtaaagtagtgtgtgtgtgtgcagcttgtctaacagtgtaaagtagtgtgtgtgtgtgcagcttgtctaacagtgtaaagtagtgtgtgtgtgtgcagcttgtctaacagtgtaaagtagtgtgtgtgtgtgcagcttgtctaacagtgtaaagtagtgtgtgtgtgtgcagcttgtctaacagtgtaaagtagtgtgtgtgtgcagcttgtctaacagtgtaaagtagtgtgtgtgtgtgcagcttgtctaacagtgtaaagtagtgtgtgtgtgtgcagcttgtctaacagtgtaaagtagtgtgtgtgtgtgcagcttgtctaacagtgtaaagtagtgtgtgtgtgtgcagcttgtctaacagtgtaaagtagtgtgtgtgtgtgcagcttgtCTAACagtaaagtagtgtgtgtgtgcagcttgtctaacagtgtaaagtagtgtgtgtgtgtgtgcagcttgtctaacagtgtaaagtagtgtgtgtgtgtgtgcagcttgtctaacagtgtaaagtagtgtgtgtgtgcagcttgtctaacagtgtaaagtagtgtgtgtgtgcagcttgtctaacagtgtaaagtagtgtgtgtgtgtgtgtgtgtgcagcttgtctaacagtgtaaagtagtgtgtgcagtgcgtgtgtgtctgtgttcttgTCTCGTGCTCACCTGGATCGCCGCCTGTGCGGTGAGCGCGAGCGGCTCCTACGCCGTTCCCGGTCCCTGTCCCGGTCTCGAGACCGTGAGCGCGTGCGCTCCCTCTCACGCTCTCTGCGCCTGCGCTCGCGCTCCCGGGAAGTCGAGCGCGAGCGGCGTCTCTctgcaaacaacaacaacaacaacaacaacaatgttaaAGATGAGTCGAACGTCGGGCCTCGTCCCAAATCTCCCTCACAATCAGacactagtgtgtgttatacacctCACAcgtgttgtaataataataataataataataataataataataataataataataataataagtattataattattattatgtaaacaaaaacacaccggAGATAGAGAAGTATTTATGTACTAAAGCGCTTCGTCCTGCACACATAACTGATGTTACATGTTACACACCACTTTAACGTTATTTATCTCTGTGCGCTTTCAGCAGGCATTCTACAGCTAATAGCTTCAtagaatatataaaaacaaaccataCCACGTCGTGGGGGTGACCTGCTCCTACTCCGACCCATAGTTTAGATTTAAATCCTTTTGTTTTAAGTTGCAATAACAATAAGCTTGTAGAAATTTCTCGGTGTAAACGTTCGCGTTACGCCATTTTCTATCCAAGCGCGCGACAGAAAACACCTTCCGGAGGGAAACAAAGCCTCGGTTCTCCTTCTAACGGTTCCGACTTTTATtcgaatcagaatcagaatcaactTTATTCGCCATATATAGTCATATATTCTCTGTTCATATTAAATACTCATACTGtttatattgtatcacatctgcatggTCTTGTAtagtagtatagtgttatttatgtctgtacttttgaacatcaacacacttggccaataaacctgattctgatcctAATTCTGAttcgtatgtatgtgtgtacaggtgctggtcatataattagaatattatCAAaaactaattccattcaaaaagtgaaacttgtatattatattcatacattacacacaggaaacactaactagcacttctttccttaccTTTAgcaacacaacctttgacactttctCATTGTAAccttgaacaaatgttttaaactcatggtatcttaagtatgtaacttagtgagcagcattaatgtattcattgttagagatttaagcacttatgtacgttgctctggataatatCATcaaaatttgatttatttcactaattccattcaaaaagtgaaacctgtatattatattcattcatacacacagactgatatatttcaaacGTTATAAGTTATTTTAACTTTGAAAATCCCAAATTAagtatctcagaaaatttgaatattacttaagaccaatacaaagaaaggatttttagaaatctgggccaaGTGAAAACATGTCCAGCACTCAATACTTAGTTGGGGCtcctgaattactgcagcaatgcggcgtggcatggagtcgatcagtccgtggcactgctcaggtgttatgagagcccaggttgctctgatcgtggccttcagctcttctgcattgttgggtctggcatatcgcATCGTCCGCTTCACAATACACCATAGATGTTCtatggggttaaggtcaggcgAGTTTCTGGCCAATTAAGAATAGGGATCCCATGgtgtgcaggtgccaagtcctgttggaaaatgaaatctccATTTTTCGTCATGATTTAactattaaatcatttaaaatttaatggACAATTTGaccattttccagagatgccaatcaacctaccatgcatgtctttggaccgggggaggaaaccgaggtgcccggaggaaacccctgaggcacggagagaacatgcaaactccacacacaaggcggaggcgggactcgaacccccaaccctggaggtgtgaggcaaacgtgctaaccactaagccaccatgcccccccccccccccgtttccaacatattaacatatattttgcaaaaccttttgtaatatttgatataataaacctcattaatatgcaaaaatgcctcattttctagtaaaatcacaaacaaacaaaaaaaattttttgaattattttcactatagaggcacaaaagttgatgcacaattacaggctgatatatttcaaagccaggatattgttttgaaaccattttgaccatttttaatgtcagcaaataataaaacgtgtttttttccaggtcaaattgacttgaatgcttataagtcaaaatgcaatgcccaatgcttgtgtgtgtgtgtgtgtgtgtgtgtgtgtgtgtgtgtgtgtgtgtgtgtgtgtgtgtgtgtgtgtgtgtgtgtgtgtgtgtgtgcgtgcgtgcgtgtgtgtgtgtagcatcatttcagtagatcatattttgccctcagctaggcaaaggcatatcaaaagtgtgaaatatttacaaatatgtagTTTTTTTCCccggaggcctaatgaaatgcaatgccctatttgtgtgtgtgtgtgtgtgtgtgtgtgttttgggtgcatgtgttagtggacattttatgtgtgcatttttgtgtctgtatgtatgtttattgcgctgaaaagggaaaaagtgtgacctattgccccactaaatgtggccgggtcaaggATGACTTGAGGAgttttacaaacacataaattcaacgaaaatagacaaaattaattttacttgcaaagttcatcatttggaacaatcctggaaaatttcaggcaaatatgtggaaggaaacccaagttatgacacattaaactttccagccgGGTCAGATTGACCCGAGGTCTGCAGAAgggttaaaaaacaacaacaacaacaacaacagcaggcAGAAATTCTTGTCAATGATTTTTATTGACCGGCACAACCTCGGGTTTCGTCTATCACTTTACATCCTAACATGACATGGATTCAAACCAGCACATATTCACACAAAGGAGATTAAATAAGAGTTACTGactgtaaaaataattacaaccGCCAAAGAAAATAATCGATAATAGAAAACAAGTCTAGGAAGTGGAATGTCTGAGTGCTGTTACAAAGTCGGGCCTTTTTTCATTCGTTTGCATATACAAGTCAAAGTCATGTTTATTTggcgttttattttttctattcatAAATTCTATTTATAACCATGTGAAACTCGAAGAGGAAGCCAGA encodes:
- the snrnp27 gene encoding U4/U6.U5 small nuclear ribonucleoprotein 27 kDa protein gives rise to the protein MGRSRSRSPPRRERRRSRSTSRERERRRRERERERTRSRSRDRDRDRERRRSRSRSPHRRRSRSPRRHRSSSLSPLRQKDRREDERKEVKDKPVKVHQISAEDMQGKTEEEIEMMKLMGFGSFDTTKGRKVDGSVNAHAINVTQKRKYRQYMNRKGGFNRPLDFIA